The following proteins come from a genomic window of Carassius gibelio isolate Cgi1373 ecotype wild population from Czech Republic chromosome B8, carGib1.2-hapl.c, whole genome shotgun sequence:
- the LOC127963009 gene encoding properdin, producing MNLIFWGIVLLGIYVQQSVSQLADCFASFTLSTGKCSDLLGQVKKDECCLNPSYGYKKADGVCKSCGRPKWSEWTRWSECSVSCSEGVSQRRRSCYGIGDCADPERLGSVQTKPCVKKVCCPVEGGWSKWGNWQQCSVTCGNGIRKRRRTCSEPVPQCGGSCSGAEEETTSCVTKVICPTHGGWSSWGSWGPCPVTCLYEGREPEKELRTRTCTNPPPSLIPPGNDCKGSDTDGRPCSGLPFCLVDGNWGAWMSSTPCSVTCGVGKQTQSRRCDSPKPAYGGRQCQGEEQKPGICIIAVPCPINGMWTEWSEWSPCRAPSTRKITCNTRLGIRRRERDCVGRKYNGSACDGEIIQNGNCYDISNCDMKGVLSEWSEWSNCKPDCGQDSKQTRERKCVADISKYRSQDRSIFAGDPDVNCEGLETQTERRRCTNVPECEDEDSPE from the exons ATGAATCTGATCTTTTGGGGGATTGTGCTCCTTGGGATTTATGTCCAGCAATCAG TTTCACAGCTAGCGGACTGTTTTGCATCATTTACCCTGTCCACTGGGAAATGTAGTGATCTTTTGGGTCAAGTTAAAAAAGATGAGTGTTGCTTGAACCCCAGCTATGGATACAAAAAAGCAGATGGAGTTTGTAAGTCCTGTGG GCGGCCGAAGTGGTCTGAATGGACTCGCTGGAGCGAGTGCTCGGTGAGTTGTTCAGAGGGAGTCAGCCAAAGGCGAAGGTCTTGTTATGGAATTGGTGATTGCGCAGACCCTGAAAGACTAGGATCAGTTCAAACTAAGCCATGTGTGAAAAAAGTTTGCTGTCCAG TTGAAGGTGGCTGGTCAAAGTGGGGGAATTGGCAGCAATGTTCAGTCACATGTGGCAATGGAATAAGAAAGAGACGAAGAACATGCTCCGAACCCGTTCCACAATGTGGGGGCTCCTGTAGCGGTGCAGAGGAAGAAACCACCAGTTGCGTCACTAAAGTAATCTGTCCGA CTCATGGCGGGTGGTCCAGTTGGGGAAGTTGGGGTCCCTGTCCAGTTACTTGTCTTTATGAAGGACGCGAACCTGAAAAAGAGCTCCGTACAAGGACATGCACCAACCCTCCTCCATCTTTGATTCCACCTGGCAATGACTGCAAAGGCTCTGACACAGATGGCCGTCCTTGCAGCGGACTACCATTCTGCCTAG TTGATGGAAACTGGGGCGCTTGGATGAGTTCAACACCCTGCTCTGTGACATGTGGAGTGGGCAAGCAGACTCAAAGTCGGAGGTGTGATTCTCCTAAACCAGCATATGGTGGAAGACAGTGCCAAGGTGAAGAGCAAAAACCTGGTATCTGCATCATTGCTGTACCCTGTCCAA taaatGGGATGTGGACTGAATGGAGTGAGTGGAGTCCATGTAGAGCTCCTTCCACTAGAAAAATTACATGCAATACCAGGTTGGGAATCCGAAGGAGAGAGAGGGACTGTGTTGGtagaaaatacaatggaagtgCCTGTGACGGAGAAATTATTCAAAATGGCAACTGCTATGACATTAGCAACTGTGACA TGAAGGGCGTCTTGTCTGAGTGGAGTGAGTGGAGTAACTGCAAACCTGACTGTGGGCAAGACTCTAAACAAACACGAGAGAGAAAGTGTGTTGCTGACATCTCTAAATACCg TTCCCAAGACCGTAGTATTTTTGCAGGGGATCCAGATGTTAACTGTGAGGGTTTggaaacacaaacagagagaagACGATGTACAAATGTTCCTGAGTGCGAGGATGAGGAT TCTCCAGAGTAG
- the tbc1d25 gene encoding TBC1 domain family member 25 isoform X2, translating to MDIKPSEDSPVLEDWDIISPKDVIGSDQLLGEKRSLASAALPFTQSLLSQVGRTLSRVQQALSWSYGEEVKPFKPPLSDAEFHSYLNSQGQLTRPEELRLRIYHGGVEPSLRKVVWRYLLNVYPDGLTGQERMDYMKRKTREYDQLKSEWTERVSAEDLEFIRGNVLKDVLRTDRAHPYYAGSEDSPHLTALTDLLTTFAITHPQVSYCQGMSDIASPILAVMDNEAHAFICFCGIMKRLEGNFRPDGQLMSIKFQHLKLLLQYSDPEFYAYLVSKGADDLFFCYRWLLLELKREFAFDDALRMLEVTWSSLPPDPPETEVELLGPALEADQSNGSQDLHQNVDMEEIEEKQTGRQRRRHMLRPSREEADGGRNFIVEEEKGPRKEGEGEYGVNDMVKNDVTAPTPSFEKQASFGEFKYYSGRSEDSFEMNENDCSDHILSSVQFQSAHSTLPFSVRQSTEESEDDPGEQEPLICNHTPSSPGQRDSPNGQAASPASSLPSSLPNWKSSSNHSPEASNSPSSWRTASPDALSKCTSSSSSEDKAVSPDKPPGGFMSSQAVINETGVQSPSVVPGKSRLVSPSQGSNRSLLSSPVLPFGKSPSLPKAFSSNLPSPCRPTGSGVTSPNTNKPEGGTIKPCSLPPPQEFGKGNPFMLFLCLSILLEHRDHIVKNSLDYNELAMHFDRLVRRHNLGRILQRAKALFADYLQSEVWDSEEGDEVSLDSPTTAATSPQTPTSRPPFLNVQPSQGAFPNSTYNLANTIPSPVTPVALSPSDS from the exons GTGGGTCGCACTCTATCACGTGTGCAGCAGGCGTTGAGTTGGTCCTATGGGGAGGAGGTGAAACCATTTAAGCCTCCTTTAAGTGATGCTGAATTCCACAGTTACCTGAACAGCCAAGGTCAACTGACCCGACCAGAGGAACTTAGACTTCGTATATATCATGGTGGAGTTGAGCCATCCTTACGCAAG GTTGTTTGGCGATACCTCCTTAATGTGTACCCAGATGGTCTGACGGGACAAGAGAGAATGGACTACATGAAGAGGAAGACAAGAGAGTACGACCAGCTGAAGAGCGAATGGACAGAACGGGTCAGCGCAGAGGACCTGGAGTTCATCAGGGGAAATGTTCTGAAAGATGTTCTTCGAACAGACCGGGCACATCCTTACTACGCAGGCTCAGAGGACAGCCCACATCTCACTGCCTTGACAGACCTCCTCACCACCTTTGCTATTACACACCCACAG GTGTCTTATTGCCAAGGCATGAGTGACATTGCCTCGCCAATCCTCGCCGTCATGGACAACGAAGCTCATGCCTTTATCTGCTTCTGTGGCATTATGAAACGTCTTGAGGGCAACTTCCGCCCTGACGGACAACTTATGTCCATTAAGTTCCAGCATCTCAAGTTGCTTCTGCAGTACTCAGACCCTGAGTTTTATGCCTACCTAGTCTCCAAAGGTGCAGACGATCTGTTTTTCTGTTACCGCTGGCTTCTCTTGGAGCTGAAGCGTGAATTCGCGTTTGATGATGCCCTGAGAATGCTGGAGGTCACCTGGAGCTCCTTGCCACCTGATCCACCGGAGACAGAGGTGGAGCTTCTGGGGCCAGCGCTTGAGGCAGATCAGTCCAATGGCTCGCAGGATCTCCATCAGAATGTGGACATGGAGGAGATCGAAGAGAAGCAGACAGGAAGGCAGAGGAGACGTCACATGCTAAGACCGTCCCGAGAGGAGGCAGATGGGGGACGTAACTTCATCGTAGAGGAGGAGAAGGGGCCTCGGAAGGAAGGTGAAGGAGAGTATGGTGTAAATGACATGGTCAAGAATGATGTCACAGCTCCAACTCCCTCATTTGAGAAGCAGGCAAGTTTTGGGGAATTCAAGTACTATAGTGGCCGGAGCGAGGACAGCTTTGAGATGAATGAGAACGATTGCTCCGATCATATTTTATCTTCAGTACAGTTTCAGTCTGCACACTCCACATTGCCATTCTCGGTCCGTCAGTCCACAGAGGAAAGTGAGGATGACCCTGGAGAGCAGGAACCTCTTATCTGTAATCATACACCGTCTTCTCCAGGGCAAAGAGACTCTCCCAATGGGCAAGCAGCTTCCCCAGCATCATCTCTGCCTTCTAGTCTACCAAATTGGAAGAGTAGCTCAAATCATTCACCGGAAGCATCTAATTCTCCATCCAGCTGGAGAACAGCGTCTCCTGATGCCCTTTCAAAATGCACATCCTCTTCCTCTAGTGAAGACAAAGCCGTGTCTCCTGATAAACCTCCTGGGGGGTTCATGTCATCACAAGCTGTAATAAATGAAACTGGGGTTCAATCCCCATCGGTGGTCCCAGGGAAATCTCGACTGGTGTCTCCGTCGCAGGGTTCCAATCGTTCGCTTCTCTCTTCTCCTGTTTTACCCTTTGGCAAATCGCCCTCTTTGCCCAAAGCGTTCTCTAGCAATCTTCCCTCGCCATGCAGACCCACTGGGTCTGGCGTAACCTctccaaacacaaacaaaccagAAGGAGGCACAATTAAACCCTGCTCGCTTCCTCCTCCTCAAGAGTTTGGGAAAGGGAATCCCTTCATGCTTTTCCTTTGCCTGTCTATCCTGCTGGAACATCGTGACCACATTGTTAAAAACAGCCTGGATTACAATGAGCTGGCCATGCACTTTGACCGCCTGGTCCGTCGCCACAACCTTGGGCGCATTCTGCAGCGAGCTAAAGCCCTCTTTGCAGACTACCTGCAGAGTGAGGTATGGGACTCGGAGGAAGGGGATGAAGTCAGCTTAGACTCCCCGACCACAGCGGCAACATCCCCCCAGACACCCACAAGTAGACCTCCTTTCCTTAATGTACAGCCCTCTCAGGGTGCCTTCCCGAATTCAACCTATAATCTGGCCAATACCATTCCCTCTCCAGTAACTCCTGTTGCACTCTCTCCATCTGATTCCTGA